In Ammospiza nelsoni isolate bAmmNel1 chromosome 30, bAmmNel1.pri, whole genome shotgun sequence, a single window of DNA contains:
- the ZNF703 gene encoding LOW QUALITY PROTEIN: zinc finger protein 703 (The sequence of the model RefSeq protein was modified relative to this genomic sequence to represent the inferred CDS: deleted 1 base in 1 codon), producing MSGAPGGPRPRTPPSRGAAAAPSPRPPPADPLRQASRLPIRVLKMLSAHGGHLLHPEYLQPLSSTPVSPIELDAKKSPLALLAQTCSQIGKPDPPPSSKLNAVAAAAPAADKEPSARPAALKPPGSGDAPAEDKSSFKPYSKGGGEPRKEGGADKAGFRVPSAACPPFPPHAASSPGGSRGASPQHPEPKGAEEKKEPEGGKPSPEGTGGALGRGVVEAGAHGEPPSGRKSEPPALPPAGHVAPVSPYKPGHSVFPLPPSSIGYHGSIVGAYAGYPSQFVPGLDPTKPGLVGSQLPGALGLPGKPPSSSPLTGASPPSFMQGLCRDPYCLSYHSASHLGSSNCSSCVHDPGSLKSGYPLVYPTHPLHSVHTTLSSSGTPSLPGHPLYTYGFMLQNDPLPHICNWVSASGPCDKRFATSEELLTHLRTHTALPGAEKLLAGYPTSGLGSAASCHLHLPPAAPGSPNTLPASLSLRSPHTLGLNRYHPYGKSHLPTAGALPVPSLPAAGPYYSPYALYGQRLTSASALGYQ from the exons ATGAGCGGCGCTCCCGGCGGGCCCCGGCCGAGGACCCCGCCGAGCCGCggagccgcggccgccccgtcgccccggccgccccccgccGACCCGCTGCGCCAGGCCAGCCGGCTGCCCATCCGCGTCCTGAAGATGCTCAGCGCCCACGGCGGCCACCTCCTGCACCCCGAGTACCTCCAGCCGCTCTCCTCCACGCCCGTCAGCCCCATCGAG CTGGACGCCAAGAAGAGCCCGCTGGCGCTGCTGGCCCAGACCTGCTCGCAGATCGGCAAGCCCGACCCGCCGCCCTCCTCCAAGCTGAACGCCGTGGCggccgccgcgcccgccgccgaCAAGGAGCcctcggcccggcccgccgcgcTGAAGCCGCCGGGCAGCGGGGACGCGCCCGCCGAGGACAAGTCGAGCTTCAAGCCCTACTCGAAAGGCGGCGGGGAGCCCCGCAAGGAGGGCGGCGCGGACAAGGCCGGCTTTCGGGTGCCCAGCGCAGCGTGCCCGCCGTTC CCCCCTCACGCCGCCTCCTCGCCCGGCGGTTCCCGCGGGGCTTCGCCGCAGCACCCCGAGCCCAAGGGCGCCGAGGAGAAGAAGGAGCCCGAAGGCGGCAAGCCCAGCCCCGAGGGGACGGGCGGGGCGCTGGGGCGCGGGGTGGTGGAGGCCGGGGCGCACGGCGAGCCCCCCTCGGGCCGCAAGTCGGAGCCCcccgcgctgccgcccgccggCCATGTGGCCCCCGTGTCGCCCTACAAGCCGGGCCACTCCGTGTTCCCCCTGCCGCCCTCCAGCATCGGCTACCACGGCTCCATCGTGGGCGCCTACGCCGGCTACCCGTCCCAGTTCGTGCCCGGGCTGGACCCCACCAAGCCGGGGCTGGTGGGCAGCCAGCTGCCGGGGGCGCTGGGGCTGCCGGGCAAACCGCCCAGCTCCAGCCCGCTCACCGGGGCCTCGCCGCCCTCCTTCATGCAGGGATTATGCCGGGACCCGTACTGCCTGAGCTACCACAGCGCCTCGCACCTGGGCTCCAGCAACTGCTCCAGCTGCGTGCACGACCCCGGCAGCCTCAAGAGCGGATACCCCTTGGTGTACCCCACGCACCCCCTGCACTCGGTGCACACCACGCTCTCCTCCAGCggcacccccagcctgcccGGCCACCCCCTGTACACCTACGGCTTCATGCTGCAGAACGACCCCCTGCCCCACATATGCAACTGGGTGTCTGCCAGCGGACCCTGCGACAAGAGGTTTGCCACCTCGGAGGAGCTGCTCACCCACCTACGGACCCACACGGCCCTGCCGGGGGCCGAGAAACTCTTGGCGGGTTACCCTACCTCCGGGCTGGGCTCCGCGGCCTCCTGCCACCTGCAcctcccgcccgccgcccccgggaGCCCCAACACCTTACCGGCCTCGCTCTCCTTGAGGAGCCCACACACTTTGGGACTAAACAGGTACCACCCCTATGGCAAGAGCCACTTGCCCACGGCCGGCGCCCTGCCCGTGCCCTCCTTGCCAGCTGCCGGACCTTACTACTCCCCGTACGCTCTCTACGGCCAAAGACTCACGTCAGCCTCGGCTTTGGGATATCAGTAA